cgatgacaacaaaaacaacaaacactttcGGTGGTAACAAACAGACGACGGAGCATCATCGGGCCAATAAGAATTCTGAAAGCTTCCCCCAGCATCTTCTTACAGGCCGCATCAGATCATTACcgttcaagaaaaaaaatgaataatctgTAATTGATTTGTCAACAACGTATTCAAAACCGATTTTTAAGTCGTCATACACtccaacaataacaaaataaacgaGTGTGTtgttaaaagaaatgtttacaGGCCTCAGCATgtgtaataaatacaaattcaaatcaaaacaaaaaatagtcATTAGGACAAATTAGATTTCGTTCCAACAGGTAGAATTATTATTGGGTCACGGGAAGATTAGGAAGTGCAGGGGTTAAATCAACTCACCatacaaatcattttcattaaaaacaacctAGAAATGAGGCAAGAATGATACATTCATTATGTGTTATTCCCtaggatttaaaaaacaaacagacaaacagtgaAGCTTCAAATGTGTGTGATATGGTGTCAGATGTGTCCTGTACAAAACACGGTGGAtgtgatgatgaaataaaacgAGCAGAGGTGATTAACCTGGCAGTATGTGCCCAACAATCCTCAACACATCAGCCCAGTGACcgcttgtatgtgtgtgtgtgtgcatttactCGTCAAAGTAAAAGTAGTCAGTAAGAGGTCCCTGTTTCATCAAGTTGCCTCtctaatttaaaacaaaagcagacaccAAAGCTAGAGGAAATCAACTTACTTGGCAcaattttaaaaaccaaaacaatttgATTCATTAGAAacggaataataaaaaaaaaacacacacaataaaagcttgttatcaaaaaagaaagaaacaaaaactgacAGAACATAAAAGGCGAGAACTCAATGACAATGCCCTTTTGAGATTACATCTGACCCCACAGCGGCGATCCTTCACATGCAGACACTTTTGGACATTAACACATACTTGTACCATATACACTGTCCTCTCTTTGAATCAGTGCCACCtcttagaagaagaaaaaacaaaaaaaaacggctTCAGATTCTCGTATAGCTTCCGAAAATGGCTCAGTTAAAACGAGGGAGGTCACAATGCAAACCGAGCAATACTCTTAAATATCTTTAAAGTTCTTCCGCCCCCCTCCTCCAAGTACAGACACAATCGCACAATTTTAAGACTCTTTCAGGATATTTTGTGGTCTGTGGCAATGGAATTCAGACACcggaaataaacacaaacaatgagaTTCCCtcccaaaaaaatgtcaatgaaCATGAGGGACTGACGGATCACCTGCGCGGACCATGACGCAGACCGACTCTTTAAGGCCTTTGCACTTGAGCAACAACGTGAATAAACCACACTAAAATAGTGCACGCTAAGTGCAACGCAATCGAGCggattaaagaaacaaaaaacaacaactctgtaTTGCTCATCAAAATCCTGTTGCCAGTTTTTGAGTGCAAAGGCCTTAAAAGTTGAGATGTAACATGCACCTGTAGGTGTCTGACGTCAGGCTAGCATGAACCCATCCTAAAATAAAAGACATCTTGATTCTCAAATGTGCTGATGGAAACATATCATgtgtatgatttaaaaaaacactgaaattacTTAAAAAAGGGAACTGTGTTTGTTAACAGCGAAATATCCCCTCGTCTCACCCCTTCCTGTGTGTTGAACCAACGAGTAGCGTTCAGGGAACGTCACGTAACTCAAAGAGATATTCTCGTTTGTTGTATTGTGAAAAAGAtggtggtgcaaaatggcctcCGTAGACTTGACCCCGACTCCTGATGTCAATATAAAAAAGGTTCATTCTGAGGTAATGAGAAACAACAGCTCATACAATCGGGAATAATTATTTTACCATCACTTTCTGCCAAATTAAGAATAATTTCAcctatattttacacactggacgaACACTTAGAACAGATAGTGATTGGCATCTGTGATGAAAGTAGTTTACCTCACGTGATTAAAATATCATACAGCAAAGTGGATCAGACTGTGGACTGTGGAGTATTCTCTCGACTCGATTCTTTAGTCcgttattatatttttataaatctcgcttttcaaattaaaagtcgtATTAAAAACAATGACGAGTTCAAAGAGTCATCTGTGAAGGAAGCACTAGAGATTGAACCAGGAGCTTTGATGATATGGTCAGTCATTGAGAGGTGGTCaaggggagggagagacacGGAAGGAAGGGGGCAGTTGTGGAGCAGACTCATCAGTCAATAGTCCTCTATTGCTCCCAGTAATCAGTTCGTTGTGATCAGGCTGAACATACAGTAGCCCTGTGGGGGTCTGGCTGCCACTGCTGGGGCTCCTGATGCTATGCCGCCATGAGATACTGATGGTAGAAGAGACCAAagagggaggtggagaagaGGCAGGCAGCGATCCACCAagtgaagaaggagaagaggccCCGGAAAAGCAGGGGGCTGAACACAGTCCTGAGGCCGCCCAGGGCCACCGACAGCTGGGCCACTGACGCCCGCACGCCCGATTCTACCGCCGGAGCGGGCGTCGGAGCTGCCGCTCCTGCCGCTGCCATCACAGCGTCAGAGTTCATATCATGGGTGCAAGGCAGGTCTTCTTCAGGATAGACCCACCATGAGTATCCACCTGAAATACAGCAACGGAATAGAAGACGGCTTTCACTTTCCAGGGACAAAGCAAACGGGAAAATCACCGTATGGTGCAATAACAGACTGTAAATACAAAATCTACTCACCTAAGGTTTTTAGCAGCAAAGTAGTATGCAGCAGCATCACCAGCGGTGCCACGTACTGGAGTGCGATGACGCACAAGTAATAAAAAACACGCGCAACCTGAGGAAAAGAAcagttgagaaaaaaaatacattatctcCTTTTCCAAATAACCAATATCAGTTATGTGAGATGAACGGAGTTCATAAAACccaccacaacaacagcaataatccaaaaacatgattaaataGAACAATGAAATAAGGAACAaggaaatctcaatatttaacagcaaCTGCATCACAACCTAGCTGGGGATGAATCCTTTTACTCACCATCTTCTGCAGGTCAACGGTACTTATTCTCCCCGCCTCCTTCTTCATCTGGTCCACGCCCTTCTGGGCCAGGTTGAGGTAAGCTTGCAAATGATGTCTCATCACAGCGAGCCGGAGCATGCACATCAGTATGATGGCCCATAACCGCAGCGTGTCATACGTCTGCTCAGTCATCCTGATATTAATAGAAAGACAAGCGTAAAAAggaaggtgagagagagagagagagagagtgaccaACTCAACCCCGTCATGTATCTGCTGCATCACTGGGATGTTCGCGGGGAGACAATGAGACAGAAAGGAGAGATACGACGACTCAAGAAGAAAAAGTAGCATATGGTGAAAgtgagagataaaaaaaaaaaggggtgacAATGAGGACAGCGAATGTTACATTTAGTCACGTTTGACCTTGATGGTATCGCAGTCAGTGTTTCCACACTCTCTCCCGGAATGTGTCAGAAAACAAACTTATGCAACAAATGAACGACGCGATCTAAGAATGAATAACAAGCTGACAAACGACAGCGGTTAAGAGACAGAATAGAACAATGAGATTTCCCTCAGGAAtgactccatgtgtgtgtgtgtacggtcTAATTTTAGCTCCAACTTCAAAACATTCCTTATCTAACGGAATCGCCGTAGCTTTGCTGTCGCATTGTTTTACAgttactttcattttcacagcttgTTGCCCTGTTTGAATGGCAGGTCATTAGCTTGCCAAGGGCATCAAGGGAGTCCAACTGGCAACTGTCTACCGATCAACAAGAGGTACAAAGGACACGTAGCTGTAGCAGCTCGCTGTTctaatcacattttttatgaatttatcTCAGCTTATGCTCAGAAACCTGAACAATTTCAGACAAAACTGTTTAATAATTACTTCCTCAAGCTATAACCTACATCtcctgaaaatgtctgtcctTTACCGacgctcacaaacagacaaagacataaACCACCTTGGAAAATACCGGTTGATTGAGTTACAGCATGCTGAATTTTACTTATATTTCtgagtaaaacatgtttttattaaataaagaaaatccatacacacacactaaaaacactCCACACCGCACTGGTGGTTCAGTGTGTTTCTAGGTCAAATGAAAACGGTGCAAAGCGTTATTGCTTCCCTCGTACTCACAAAGGCACACTCTCCTTTCCCAGAGTGGGGTTCATTATATAGTCCTTCGTAATGGGCTTGACCCACAGCAAGACCATGATAAGAGGGGACAGGAAGTTGATATGAAGCAGAGtcctggagaagaagaaagagaagaagaggaggtgagCGAGCGGTCATCCAGTTTATCACGTCAGGTGATCAAATAATCCAACGTTGATGAACTAATGCGGCGAGGAAACTGGGAAGTGCTCTGAAATCTTGGGCTTAATTTAAGTCGTAACATATTTCAAAACAACTGCTCCTGGGGGGTTAGAAGATAACAGTGGCGGACGTTTTTGCAGGGGCTTGGAGATAATCTCTGCTGGTGACACGGTCCGAGGATGTAAGATCATGACAGCTAGTAAGAGAAGACGAGGAGGTCAAAAGAGAGGAGATTCTGCCTTCGCCAAAGTGGATTATCTGGATGCAAAGTGCTCCCTCGCTCTGCACTCTCATCACGGTTTGAGTTTTTCATCTGCCGTGACACCTCATGTGTCCGTGAGGATGACGtctaataacataataacattcATAAGTTTACCTGTGTAACTTATGAATGATAGTCATTGGTAttaatgattgtgtgtgaaatCGTGGCAGTGGTGTTTAATAATCTAGGGGCAGCTGTGCACCGCTGAGTGAATGTAAGGAGGGAAACACGGGCACCCAGGGGGTTCTGCTCCAACTGAGAAAGCCTGCATCTGACTCACAAGGGGCACTTTTGCACCTGAACCTCTAAAAATAGTGGGAGTATTGGATATTTGGACTCATGGTGGtactttaaagtgtgtgtaaagtgaCGAAAATACCACTTTTGATTCTACAAACCGtccattttctgctgcttcacaatcttgccaaatttaaatgattatacatgtatgtatatgtgtaaaaTTAGGTTTTAAATCATATAAAATTGAGAAACACCCTCTGCTCTGAAACCCTCTCTGACTGTCACTGTTTTATggaatttaaacataaatgctACAGTTTAATGACCGTACACAAACTCAGCACTGGTTTAGCTAAAGATCGAGTCGAGCCAAGACAAATTACTGTTGTGGACTTACTGTGAAAATTTGCCCGTAGTCAGATTAAGCGCATCGAGATGCATCTGCGCCAATCGTAGGCCGGGAAAAGTCAGAAATGCTCCTATTAGAGAGCAGAGTACGGCTAGAATCAGCTTGAAGGTGAGTTTAGATATGGGACCCctgtaaaagcagaaaaaaaacaacacaagttaTTCAACTGTAGTTTCATGAAGAATTCATGaaggcagagagaaaacaaaaatgattccgTTTCTGCAAGAATACTGATATTGTACTTACTGGGACTCTAAACCCTGGTTCTCCAGAAAATGGAGAGCGCTGTCAGAGAAGTTTgcaaaacctggaaatgattaaaTGTTCAACAGCGATTCACTCACTGGGGGCAATATAATACAATTTCGTTTTCACTAACAGGGTCATTTGTATGAAAAGGACGGTGGAGCACTCACCGGTCTCAAGACCAAACTCCAGGTAGTTTTCCGTGATGATAAGAATGGCCATGgctttgacaaaaaagaaaaaagcaaaggTAATGCAGAGTGAGCGCTCGCCTCCTTCCTCCAGCTTGAAGTAGTGCGCCGTTAGAGAGAAAAGGGTCTTACTGTGGGGACGGAGTCAAGGGAGAACGTCTCCACGAGCACGagtgcatttaaaacaaattcaaatggcTTTGCCGATACATTTTCACTGCTTTTTGCAGAGTTCAAGGCAAAGCGGAAATAAGTATTTGCCATCAAGcggcaccaaaaaaaaaaatgtagaacaTAGTAATGCAGTGTATTGACTCTACAAAATATGTTTCATCTTTTCACATATGTACTTTAATGTACagcacatgcatgcatacaatCCCTGCTACCAAGCGTGCGTGTCATCCGGGTCATAATAGTGTTTTACTCTGCCCCCGCTGACACTGATCAGGAGGCTAGGGGGCAGAACATGGAGCTTCAACCCTTAGTTCCTGCAACATTTCAGGTGACGGCACTGCAGTATTTCCACAACCCCTCTCTCAGTTGATTTTAAAGAAAGGCGCTCAGTTCAATTGAGTCTTCATTCTTCCCCTAACCCTTATTCACTGTGAAGACAGCTGTGTAAACAGAATCGTCAGCGCAGCTAAGCCCAGCGTGAGGCCGAGCAGAGGGACAACACGAGTTATCGTGTCGCTGCCTATAATTGATACAATAGAGGTGGCCCACGTAAACATGGGACAAAAAAGTGAGGTTTTATTCAATACAAATGCTGCTTTCTATCAGGTTGAGAGAGCAGTGAGGCCGTTCTCCTGGGCAAGAGTCTCAAACAAGTTATCGGAGCAGCACTAGGAAAACTGAAATCAACTGTCCATTAACACATATATTGGAGAACATATTCGCTCATCTCCATCATCACACTTCCATATCATCTGTTCCAAAGTCTGCCCTCCCCCCCCAAGCACATCAGCCTGTTGGGCTGTGAAAATTGGGCCTTCAATCTCCGACATGAGCAGGAAATAACACACCGTCTGACCACAGTGAGCTCGGGAGCTCGAGCGGGAGCACTGGGAAGATTGATCCCTGCAGTTGGTGGCGGGGATAATGCATATTATTTAACCATCATTCAGTGTAGCAAAATAGCAGGTAGCCGCGCGGCATAAAGGTGTCGGCGGCGACGCCACTCAGAGGCTCTCGCGGTCATTTTATAGCCTCTCAATTACAACTGCCGCAGCTGCACAATCAAGCTGCAATGAATGAGGTCCCTCATAGAGACATTTTCACCGATGAcatatgtcatagtatattattaaaaaaaaaaaaaaaaagtgtggaaaGAGTCGTTCAGATCCCACAAACACATATAAAGCATATGTTGCTAATTTAGACGATAAAAACACTAATCAAGAGGTAAAGAGGCGGCAGTGTAAGGATACATGACAAAGGCGAGTACCAGGAGGCACCAGACCACACTGATGTTCATCTCTCCTGAGGGCTGAGCCAC
The DNA window shown above is from Solea senegalensis isolate Sse05_10M linkage group LG5, IFAPA_SoseM_1, whole genome shotgun sequence and carries:
- the tmem161b gene encoding transmembrane protein 161B gives rise to the protein MGVIGVQLVVTMVMASVIQKIIPHYSFARWLLCSGSLRWYQHPTEDELRSLAGKQKGQKRKDRKYNGHIDNKPLTVPKDIDLQLETKCITEVDTLALHYFPEFQWLVDFTVAATVVYLITEFYYSVAQPSGEMNISVVWCLLVLAFVIKTLFSLTAHYFKLEEGGERSLCITFAFFFFVKAMAILIITENYLEFGLETGFANFSDSALHFLENQGLESQGPISKLTFKLILAVLCSLIGAFLTFPGLRLAQMHLDALNLTTGKFSQTLLHINFLSPLIMVLLWVKPITKDYIMNPTLGKESVPLMTEQTYDTLRLWAIILMCMLRLAVMRHHLQAYLNLAQKGVDQMKKEAGRISTVDLQKMVARVFYYLCVIALQYVAPLVMLLHTTLLLKTLGGYSWWVYPEEDLPCTHDMNSDAVMAAAGAAAPTPAPAVESGVRASVAQLSVALGGLRTVFSPLLFRGLFSFFTWWIAACLFSTSLFGLFYHQYLMAA